In Streptomyces sp. NBC_00306, a single genomic region encodes these proteins:
- a CDS encoding alpha/beta hydrolase codes for MPTSSSGLRAAALAASLAVLFVAGCSDGGDKEKDTGSSGAKDLASQTLDWQKCPAPSEAEGGGPAPSPLPGGTNWECSFMDAPLDYAEPDGETIEIALIRATALDQNNRIGSLIFNFGGPGGSGVATLPPASTDYASLRTRYDLVSFDPRGVGRSVPVECEDDKQLDAYFASDSTPDDPAEVTAFTDNLKSFAGACEKNSGDELPHVGTVNAARDMDLMRQVLGDAKLHYFGISYGTELGGVYAHLFPKNVGRAVFDAVVDPTKDSQQSSLGQAKGFQLALDNFAKNCVDRGDECLLPGSTVKEVEDGIIQLQQRLDKKPIPGSGDRMLTQSQATNGIAQALYSKEYWELLEQGLDEADGGDGALLLALSDAMNGRSDDGHYSNIQAANAAINCVDSKERYSLGRTKAALPEFRTASAVFGDYLGWGMMACTEWPVPGQWTHPDVSAPGSAPIVVIGNTGDPATPYEGARAMVNALGKGVGIELTYRGEGHGAYNSNSACVKKAVDAYLLQGKAPASGTVCS; via the coding sequence ATGCCGACCTCTTCTTCCGGCCTGCGCGCCGCCGCCCTCGCAGCGTCCCTCGCCGTGCTGTTCGTCGCCGGCTGTTCCGACGGCGGTGACAAGGAGAAGGACACCGGCTCCTCCGGGGCGAAGGACCTCGCCTCCCAGACGCTGGACTGGCAGAAGTGCCCTGCCCCCTCCGAGGCCGAGGGCGGTGGACCCGCGCCGTCCCCGCTGCCCGGGGGCACGAACTGGGAGTGCTCCTTCATGGACGCGCCCCTCGACTACGCCGAGCCGGACGGCGAGACCATCGAGATCGCCCTGATCCGTGCCACCGCGCTCGACCAGAACAACCGCATCGGCTCCCTGATCTTCAACTTCGGTGGACCCGGAGGTTCCGGTGTCGCCACCCTGCCGCCCGCGTCCACGGACTACGCAAGTCTGCGCACCCGCTACGACCTGGTGAGCTTCGACCCGCGCGGCGTCGGCCGCAGCGTGCCCGTGGAGTGCGAGGACGACAAGCAGCTCGACGCGTACTTCGCCTCGGACTCGACGCCCGACGACCCGGCCGAGGTGACAGCGTTCACGGACAACCTGAAATCCTTCGCGGGCGCCTGCGAGAAGAACTCCGGCGACGAACTCCCCCACGTCGGCACCGTCAACGCCGCGCGCGACATGGACCTGATGCGCCAGGTGCTCGGCGACGCCAAGCTGCACTACTTCGGGATCTCGTACGGCACCGAACTCGGCGGCGTGTACGCGCATCTGTTCCCCAAGAACGTCGGGCGGGCCGTCTTCGACGCCGTGGTCGACCCGACCAAGGACTCGCAGCAGAGCTCGCTCGGCCAGGCCAAGGGCTTCCAGCTCGCGCTCGACAACTTCGCCAAGAACTGCGTGGACCGCGGCGACGAGTGCCTGCTGCCCGGCTCGACCGTGAAAGAGGTCGAGGACGGGATCATTCAACTGCAGCAGCGGCTCGACAAGAAGCCGATTCCCGGCAGCGGGGACCGGATGCTGACGCAGTCGCAGGCCACGAACGGCATCGCGCAGGCGCTGTACTCCAAGGAGTACTGGGAGCTGCTGGAACAAGGGCTCGACGAGGCCGACGGTGGTGACGGCGCGCTGCTGCTCGCACTGTCGGACGCCATGAACGGCCGCAGCGACGACGGCCACTACAGCAACATCCAGGCGGCCAACGCGGCCATCAACTGCGTGGACTCCAAGGAGCGTTACTCGCTGGGCCGGACGAAGGCCGCACTGCCGGAGTTCCGCACGGCGTCCGCCGTGTTCGGTGACTATCTGGGCTGGGGAATGATGGCCTGCACCGAGTGGCCGGTGCCCGGCCAGTGGACCCACCCGGACGTCTCCGCACCCGGTTCCGCGCCGATCGTCGTCATCGGCAACACCGGCGACCCAGCGACCCCGTACGAGGGTGCGCGGGCGATGGTGAACGCGCTGGGCAAGGGCGTGGGCATCGAGCTGACGTACCGGGGTGAGGGGCACGGCGCGTACAACAGCAACAGCGCATGTGTGAAGAAGGCCGTGGACGCCTATCTCCTCCAGGGGAAGGCGCCCGCCTCAGGGACGGTGTGCAGCTAG
- a CDS encoding lysylphosphatidylglycerol synthase domain-containing protein, with protein MQPGKAASTPDAGSRPDAPVPPASQDSGRTAGDKATTGSASGSSAAGAKETSKTTDGAKTADGAKTTEGAKTALTKADAAGDVTDVASIDRVSGDEPLLAARVHRPSDLMRLLIGILLIAVVLAVAAFAHGTTSGLEQDINKGTGQAPDLLVKIAGLVSSIAVLLVPVAFAIERLIKRDGLRIADGVLAAVLAHGVTLATDLWVARGAPGTLQDALTQTQTDGGLTDPVHGYLAPVIAYMTAVGMSRRPRWRVVLWVVLLLDAFAMLVAGYTTPFSIILTVLLGWTVAYGTLYAVGSPNVRPTGQTLMAGLRHVGFRPVNAMRAEDVPDSSPLRPIGGSPAEQGDRGRRYLVTLEEGAPLDVTVVDREQQAQGFFYRVWRRLTLRSITTRRSNPSLRQALEQEALLAYAAIAAGANAPKLIATSELGPDAVMLVYEHLGGRSLDAMDDDEITDDVARGAWRQVKALMSRRIAHRRLTGDAILVDRSGKVIITDLRGGEIAAGDMVLRMDIAQLLTTIGLRVGAERAVATAVEILGPDTVADCLPLLQPIALSRSTRATLRRLARERSQRERDAVLEASAAAKRARTEAAEGPAADDRKAVRKTERAEKQADKRAMDEAMDEVREEDLLSQIRRQVLLIRPQAPVEPVRLERIRPRTLVSMIAGAVAAYFLLSQLAGIDFGTVFGRAHWGWVAAAVAFSALSYIAAAMSLLGFVPERVPFLRTVVAQVAGSFVKIVAPAAVGGVALNTRFLQRSGVRPGLAVASVGASQLFGLGAHILLLLSFGYLTGTEKTASLSPSRTVIAGLLTVAVLVLVVTAIPFLRKFVSTRLRSLFAGVVPRMLDVLQRPMKLITGIGGMLLLTGVFVMCLDASIRAFGNGAQPLSYASIAVVFLAGNALGSAAPTPGGVGAVEGALTFGLIVAGVPKEVAAPAVLLYRMLTLWLPVLPGWFAFNHLTRKGAL; from the coding sequence GTGCAGCCTGGCAAGGCAGCAAGCACCCCTGATGCCGGGTCGCGCCCGGACGCACCCGTTCCGCCCGCCTCGCAGGACTCCGGCCGGACCGCCGGCGACAAGGCCACCACCGGGTCCGCGAGCGGGTCGTCCGCCGCAGGCGCGAAGGAAACCTCGAAGACCACGGACGGCGCGAAGACCGCGGACGGCGCGAAGACCACCGAGGGCGCGAAGACCGCGCTGACGAAGGCGGACGCCGCCGGCGATGTCACCGACGTCGCCAGCATCGACCGGGTCTCCGGCGACGAACCGCTGCTCGCCGCCCGTGTGCACCGCCCCTCCGACCTGATGCGCCTGCTCATCGGCATCCTCCTGATCGCCGTGGTACTCGCCGTCGCCGCCTTCGCCCACGGCACCACGTCCGGTCTCGAACAGGACATCAACAAGGGCACCGGCCAGGCACCCGACCTGCTGGTCAAGATCGCCGGACTCGTCTCCAGCATCGCCGTCCTGCTGGTGCCGGTCGCCTTCGCGATCGAGCGCCTGATCAAACGGGACGGACTGCGGATCGCCGACGGTGTCCTCGCGGCTGTCCTCGCGCACGGCGTCACGCTCGCCACGGACCTCTGGGTCGCCAGGGGCGCGCCGGGCACGCTCCAGGACGCCCTCACCCAGACACAGACGGACGGCGGGCTCACCGACCCGGTGCACGGGTATCTCGCCCCCGTCATCGCGTATATGACCGCGGTCGGCATGTCGCGCAGACCCAGATGGCGTGTCGTCCTGTGGGTGGTGCTGCTGCTCGACGCCTTCGCGATGCTGGTCGCCGGGTACACCACGCCTTTCTCGATCATCCTGACCGTTCTGCTCGGCTGGACCGTCGCGTACGGAACGCTCTACGCGGTCGGCTCACCGAACGTCCGCCCGACCGGCCAGACGTTGATGGCCGGTCTACGCCATGTCGGTTTCCGCCCGGTCAACGCGATGCGGGCCGAGGACGTCCCCGACTCCTCCCCCCTGCGTCCCATCGGCGGCAGCCCCGCCGAGCAGGGCGACCGCGGCCGCCGGTATCTGGTGACCCTGGAGGAGGGCGCGCCGCTCGACGTCACCGTCGTCGACCGCGAGCAGCAGGCACAGGGCTTCTTCTACCGGGTGTGGCGGCGGCTGACACTGCGTTCCATCACCACCCGCCGCTCGAACCCGTCGCTGCGCCAGGCGCTGGAGCAGGAGGCGCTGCTCGCCTACGCCGCCATCGCCGCCGGAGCCAACGCCCCCAAGCTGATCGCCACGTCCGAGCTCGGTCCCGATGCCGTGATGCTCGTGTACGAGCACCTGGGCGGCCGCTCACTGGACGCCATGGACGACGACGAGATCACCGACGACGTGGCGCGCGGCGCCTGGCGGCAGGTGAAGGCCCTCATGTCGCGCCGTATCGCGCACCGCAGGCTGACCGGCGACGCCATTCTGGTGGATCGTTCCGGCAAGGTGATCATCACCGATCTGCGCGGCGGCGAGATCGCGGCGGGCGACATGGTGCTGCGCATGGACATCGCGCAGTTGCTGACCACCATCGGACTGCGGGTGGGTGCCGAGCGCGCGGTGGCCACCGCCGTCGAGATCCTCGGTCCCGACACGGTCGCCGACTGTCTGCCGCTGCTCCAGCCGATCGCCCTGAGCCGCTCGACCCGGGCGACGCTGCGCAGACTCGCGCGGGAGCGCTCGCAGCGGGAGCGGGACGCCGTGCTGGAAGCCTCCGCGGCCGCCAAACGAGCCCGTACCGAAGCGGCCGAGGGGCCGGCGGCCGACGACCGCAAGGCGGTGCGCAAGACCGAGCGGGCGGAGAAGCAGGCCGACAAGCGGGCCATGGACGAAGCCATGGACGAGGTGCGCGAGGAGGACCTGCTCTCCCAGATCCGCCGCCAGGTGCTGCTGATCAGGCCGCAGGCGCCGGTCGAACCGGTACGCCTCGAACGCATCCGGCCGCGCACCCTCGTCAGCATGATCGCCGGCGCGGTGGCCGCGTACTTCCTGCTCTCGCAGCTCGCCGGCATCGACTTCGGCACCGTGTTCGGCCGGGCGCACTGGGGCTGGGTGGCGGCCGCGGTCGCCTTCTCCGCCCTCAGCTACATCGCTGCGGCGATGAGCCTGCTGGGCTTCGTGCCCGAGCGGGTGCCCTTCCTGCGGACCGTGGTCGCCCAGGTCGCCGGTTCGTTCGTCAAGATCGTCGCTCCGGCGGCGGTCGGCGGCGTCGCGCTCAACACCCGCTTCCTCCAGCGCTCGGGGGTACGTCCGGGGCTCGCGGTGGCGAGTGTCGGCGCGTCCCAGCTGTTCGGACTCGGTGCGCACATCCTGCTGCTGCTGTCCTTCGGCTACCTCACCGGCACGGAGAAGACGGCCTCGCTCAGCCCGTCCAGGACGGTGATCGCGGGCCTGCTGACGGTCGCCGTGCTGGTGCTGGTGGTGACCGCGATCCCGTTCCTGCGGAAGTTCGTCTCGACGCGGCTGCGGTCGCTGTTCGCGGGCGTGGTGCCGCGCATGCTCGACGTACTCCAGCGGCCGATGAAGCTGATCACCGGCATCGGCGGGATGCTGCTGCTGACCGGTGTGTTCGTCATGTGCCTGGACGCGTCGATCCGGGCCTTCGGCAACGGCGCGCAGCCGCTGAGCTACGCGAGCATCGCCGTCGTCTTCCTCGCGGGCAACGCGCTCGGGTCGGCGGCGCCGACGCCCGGTGGTGTCGGCGCGGTCGAGGGCGCGCTCACCTTCGGTCTGATCGTGGCGGGCGTCCCGAAGGAGGTCGCGGCACCGGCGGTGCTGCTGTACCGGATGCTGACGCTGTGGTTGCCGGTGCTGCCGGGGTGGTTCGCGTTCAACCACCTGACCCGCAAGGGAGCGTTGTAG
- a CDS encoding MGMT family protein: MDRMEELPEYAERVLEVAELIPPGRVMTYGDVAEWLGEGGPRQVGRVMALYGGSVPWWRVVRADGMLLPGHELRALAQYRTEGTPLREAPRSAEGHVPRLDMRRARWDGGDGDGAHI, encoded by the coding sequence ATGGACCGGATGGAAGAGCTGCCGGAGTACGCGGAGCGGGTCCTGGAGGTCGCCGAGCTGATCCCGCCGGGCCGGGTCATGACGTACGGCGATGTCGCCGAGTGGCTCGGCGAGGGTGGCCCCCGCCAGGTCGGCAGGGTCATGGCGCTGTACGGCGGATCCGTGCCCTGGTGGCGTGTGGTCCGTGCCGACGGCATGCTGCTGCCCGGCCACGAGCTGCGCGCTCTCGCGCAGTACCGGACCGAGGGCACACCGCTCCGGGAAGCCCCACGCAGCGCCGAGGGGCATGTGCCGCGCCTCGACATGAGGCGCGCGCGGTGGGACGGCGGCGATGGCGACGGCGCTCACATATGA
- a CDS encoding ATP-dependent helicase, whose translation MSSSSTTGRTPYPQQVRQGVPPRPQGLRGRTPGAYRLVRTPPGAADPPLLDATQRAVVDHDHGPLLVLAGPGTGKTTTLVEAVAARVAKGADPERILVLTFSRRAAVELRDRMAVRLGGAQGPQATTFHSFCYALVRAHQDADLFSEPLRLLSGPEQDVAVRELLAGQIDLEGEGLARHQWPDDLRACLTTRGFADEVRAVLARSRELGLGPDSLARFAARTGRPDWRAAASFLAEYLDVLDMQGVLDYAELVHRAVLLAERTASPYDFPYDAVFVDEYQDTDPSQVRLLQALAGGGRTLVAFGDPDQSIYAFRGADVNGILDFPDAFRHADAGPAGVAVLTTSRRSGESLLEATRLLTRRMPLTRLPSDKVRAHRDLSAVREGGTVEAYTFPTASTEVENIADILRRAHLEDGVPWSDMAVLVRAGDRTIPSIRRALTSAGVPLEVDGADVPLRHEPAVSPLLTALRAVATAATAHPAARPSAGTEAEQSEATGAGTPEDAPDATGAVTPEDAPDAAATPANPEDGPDAADAITPPDDADSADAPDDAVPQSSGAAPAPWLDTETALTLLASPLGGMDAADLRRLGRALRDEERAAGNKLPPPSDLLLARALAEPEHLVAHDPSYARGAQRLGGLLRTARELLEGGGTAEEALWELWDGTPWPQRLERAALRGGPGGRNADRDLDAVCALFDTAARAEERTGGRGALNFIEEIEAQDIAADTLSKREVRPDAVRLMTAHRSKGLEWSLVVVAGVQEGLWPDLRRRGSLLEADRIGRDGLAEPLTPGALLAEERRLFYVAATRARDRLVVTAVKAPADDGDQPSRFLTELGAEPKDVTGRPRRPLAVSALVAELRATTVDPDASPALRDAAARRLARLAALADDEGQPLVPAAHPYRWWGLYEPTHSRLPLRDRNEPVTLSGSALDQLANTCALQWFLGREVKADAPATAAQGFGNVVHVLADEVASGRTPADLAVLMERLDSVWDALVFDAPWKSQQEKQHARVALERFLRWHVMDRGGRVPAATEHDFDVTLEAGEYEVRIRGSMDRVEQDAEGRAYVVDFKTGKQTPTKDEVAHHPQLAVYQLAVREGALDDAFDGRRPEPGGAELVQLRQAAPKKEGGEALPRIQAQEALTGEWVGDLLATAAGRVLDERFTPSAGQHCTHCAFRASCSAQPEGRQTVE comes from the coding sequence GTGAGCTCCTCCTCCACCACCGGGCGTACGCCGTACCCGCAACAGGTACGGCAGGGGGTCCCCCCACGCCCGCAGGGGCTCAGGGGGAGGACCCCGGGCGCCTACCGGCTGGTGCGTACCCCGCCGGGCGCCGCGGATCCCCCTCTCCTGGACGCAACCCAGCGGGCCGTGGTTGACCACGATCACGGTCCGCTGCTCGTTCTCGCTGGTCCGGGGACCGGGAAGACCACGACCCTGGTCGAGGCGGTCGCCGCGCGGGTGGCCAAGGGAGCCGATCCGGAACGCATCCTGGTGCTCACCTTCAGCCGCAGGGCCGCGGTCGAACTGCGGGACAGGATGGCGGTGCGGCTCGGCGGCGCACAGGGTCCGCAGGCCACGACGTTCCACTCCTTCTGCTACGCCCTGGTCCGCGCGCACCAGGACGCCGACCTGTTCTCCGAGCCGCTGCGCCTGCTGTCGGGTCCCGAACAGGACGTCGCCGTGCGCGAGCTGCTGGCGGGCCAGATCGACCTGGAGGGGGAGGGCCTGGCGCGGCATCAGTGGCCGGACGACCTGCGGGCGTGCCTGACGACGCGCGGCTTCGCCGACGAGGTCCGCGCGGTGCTGGCCCGCAGCCGCGAACTGGGCCTCGGACCGGACTCCCTGGCCCGCTTCGCCGCGCGCACCGGACGGCCCGACTGGCGGGCGGCGGCGTCCTTCCTCGCCGAGTACCTCGACGTCCTCGATATGCAGGGCGTCCTCGACTACGCGGAACTGGTGCACCGGGCGGTGCTGCTCGCGGAACGGACCGCCTCTCCGTACGACTTCCCGTACGACGCCGTGTTCGTCGACGAGTACCAGGACACCGACCCGTCCCAGGTGCGGTTGTTGCAGGCGCTGGCGGGCGGCGGCCGGACGCTGGTCGCGTTCGGCGACCCGGACCAGTCGATCTACGCGTTCCGCGGCGCGGACGTGAACGGCATCCTCGACTTCCCGGACGCGTTCCGGCACGCGGACGCCGGCCCCGCGGGGGTCGCGGTCCTCACGACCTCCCGCCGCAGCGGTGAGTCGCTGCTGGAGGCGACCCGGCTGCTGACCCGCCGGATGCCGCTGACGAGGCTGCCCTCCGACAAGGTGCGGGCGCACCGCGATCTGTCCGCCGTCCGTGAGGGCGGGACGGTGGAGGCGTACACCTTCCCGACGGCGTCCACGGAAGTGGAGAACATCGCGGACATCCTCCGCCGTGCCCATCTGGAGGACGGCGTCCCCTGGTCCGACATGGCGGTGCTGGTCCGTGCCGGTGACCGCACGATCCCCTCGATCCGGCGTGCCCTGACGTCGGCGGGCGTGCCTCTGGAAGTCGACGGCGCGGACGTCCCGCTGCGCCACGAGCCGGCGGTGTCGCCGCTGCTGACGGCACTGAGGGCGGTGGCGACGGCGGCCACCGCGCATCCGGCGGCGCGGCCCTCCGCCGGGACGGAGGCCGAGCAGTCGGAGGCGACGGGAGCGGGGACCCCGGAGGACGCCCCGGATGCGACGGGGGCGGTGACCCCGGAGGACGCCCCGGATGCGGCGGCCACGCCCGCGAACCCGGAGGACGGCCCGGACGCAGCAGACGCGATCACGCCCCCGGACGACGCCGACTCCGCCGACGCGCCTGATGACGCGGTCCCCCAGAGCTCGGGCGCCGCCCCCGCCCCCTGGCTCGACACCGAGACCGCCCTCACCCTTCTCGCCTCCCCCCTCGGCGGCATGGACGCCGCCGACCTCCGACGGCTCGGGCGAGCCCTGCGGGACGAGGAGCGCGCCGCCGGGAACAAGCTTCCGCCTCCCTCCGACCTCCTCCTCGCCCGCGCACTCGCCGAGCCGGAACACCTCGTCGCCCACGACCCCTCGTACGCCCGCGGTGCCCAGCGTCTCGGCGGTCTCCTGCGCACCGCACGTGAGCTGCTCGAAGGCGGCGGCACCGCCGAAGAGGCCCTCTGGGAGCTGTGGGACGGCACCCCCTGGCCCCAGCGTCTCGAACGCGCCGCCCTGCGCGGCGGTCCCGGCGGCCGCAACGCCGATCGCGACCTCGACGCCGTGTGCGCGCTCTTCGACACCGCGGCACGCGCCGAGGAACGCACCGGCGGCCGCGGCGCCCTCAACTTCATCGAGGAGATCGAGGCCCAGGACATAGCGGCCGACACGCTCTCGAAACGGGAAGTGCGGCCCGATGCCGTGCGTCTGATGACCGCGCACCGTTCCAAGGGCCTCGAATGGAGCCTCGTCGTCGTGGCCGGCGTCCAGGAGGGACTGTGGCCGGACCTCCGCCGCCGTGGCTCGCTCCTGGAGGCGGACCGCATCGGACGGGACGGTCTCGCCGAGCCGCTGACGCCGGGCGCCCTCCTCGCCGAGGAGCGCCGGCTCTTCTACGTGGCCGCCACCCGGGCCCGCGACCGGCTCGTCGTCACGGCGGTCAAGGCGCCCGCCGACGACGGAGATCAGCCCTCCCGGTTCCTGACCGAGCTCGGAGCCGAGCCGAAGGATGTCACCGGCCGTCCCCGCCGTCCCCTCGCCGTCTCCGCGCTTGTCGCCGAACTGCGTGCCACGACCGTCGACCCCGACGCGTCCCCCGCGCTGAGGGACGCTGCGGCCCGCAGGCTCGCCCGCCTCGCCGCCCTCGCCGACGACGAGGGGCAGCCGCTCGTCCCCGCCGCTCACCCCTACCGCTGGTGGGGCCTGTACGAGCCCACCCACAGCCGCCTCCCCCTGCGCGACCGCAACGAGCCGGTCACGCTCTCCGGAAGTGCCCTGGACCAGCTCGCCAACACCTGTGCCCTCCAGTGGTTCCTGGGCCGTGAGGTGAAGGCGGACGCTCCCGCCACCGCCGCCCAGGGATTCGGCAACGTCGTTCACGTACTCGCCGACGAGGTGGCCTCCGGGCGTACCCCCGCCGACCTCGCCGTCCTGATGGAGCGGCTCGATTCGGTCTGGGACGCGCTCGTCTTCGACGCACCCTGGAAGTCGCAGCAGGAGAAGCAGCACGCGCGCGTGGCCCTCGAACGGTTCCTGCGCTGGCATGTGATGGACCGCGGCGGCCGCGTCCCCGCCGCGACGGAACACGACTTCGACGTGACGCTGGAGGCCGGTGAGTACGAGGTACGCATCCGCGGTTCCATGGACCGCGTGGAGCAGGACGCCGAAGGGCGTGCGTACGTCGTCGACTTCAAGACCGGCAAGCAGACGCCCACCAAGGACGAGGTCGCCCACCACCCCCAACTCGCCGTGTACCAGCTCGCCGTGCGGGAGGGGGCGCTCGACGACGCCTTCGACGGCCGCCGACCCGAGCCCGGCGGTGCCGAACTCGTCCAGCTGCGGCAGGCGGCACCCAAGAAGGAGGGCGGCGAGGCCCTGCCCAGAATCCAGGCGCAGGAAGCGCTGACGGGGGAGTGGGTCGGCGACCTGCTCGCCACGGCCGCGGGCCGCGTCCTGGACGAGCGCTTCACCCCGTCCGCCGGGCAGCACTGCACCCACTGCGCGTTCCGCGCCTCGTGCAGTGCGCAGCCGGAAGGCCGCCAGACAGTCGAATGA